In Ochrobactrum sp. Marseille-Q0166, a single genomic region encodes these proteins:
- a CDS encoding septal ring lytic transglycosylase RlpA family protein: protein MSSNRWQNRAGNLGLSIKREKHGSTAMLTFMALAVALAGCASAPQPKSSKKKHPKEYFAESKYGVKASPRVTSVQGKPLPRGGGRDQIGKPYQVKGRWYYPKENKNYASRGRASWYGSAFHGRLTANGEIYDMTHLTAAHPTMPLPSYARVTNTYNGSSIIVRVNDRGPFERDRVIDLSQKAAEMLDYQHHGTADVKVEYIGRAPLDGQDDEYLMASYRPGNGDPIGQPATGVMMAMNAPTPMPAGIAAMPVPQNSPFEVNPAYGDGETSSLPQNVPLPSHRPAGSFGVATAASIGGLGYASDRLAVSAYAQERTYGSILTASAVSDAWKRRDSEDQREYVEIGMFNTLEDVVKLERSLPRSARITRTKIPAEQGDVYELTAYAEKGNNDDLLRAAWKAGATDAFVVRAD from the coding sequence ATGAGTTCGAACCGGTGGCAAAACCGTGCTGGAAACCTAGGGCTATCGATTAAGCGTGAAAAACACGGATCGACTGCAATGTTGACGTTCATGGCATTAGCCGTGGCTCTCGCGGGTTGTGCGAGCGCTCCTCAACCGAAATCCTCGAAGAAAAAACACCCCAAAGAATATTTTGCAGAATCCAAATATGGCGTTAAAGCCAGTCCGCGGGTGACCAGTGTTCAGGGCAAGCCATTGCCGCGTGGTGGTGGACGCGACCAGATTGGTAAACCTTATCAGGTCAAAGGGCGCTGGTATTACCCGAAAGAAAACAAGAATTACGCCTCAAGAGGTCGTGCATCCTGGTATGGCAGCGCTTTTCATGGGCGTTTGACTGCCAATGGCGAAATCTACGACATGACGCACCTAACTGCCGCGCATCCTACAATGCCGCTGCCGAGTTATGCCCGTGTTACGAATACTTATAACGGCAGTTCCATCATCGTGCGCGTGAATGATCGCGGCCCGTTTGAGCGCGATCGCGTTATCGACCTGTCGCAGAAGGCTGCCGAAATGCTGGATTATCAGCATCATGGCACCGCTGACGTGAAGGTTGAATATATCGGCCGGGCGCCACTTGATGGTCAGGACGATGAATATTTAATGGCATCCTATCGCCCCGGTAATGGCGATCCAATAGGACAACCAGCCACTGGCGTGATGATGGCCATGAATGCGCCAACACCAATGCCGGCCGGTATTGCTGCAATGCCGGTTCCGCAAAATTCGCCATTTGAAGTTAACCCTGCTTATGGTGATGGTGAAACATCATCGTTGCCTCAAAATGTTCCGCTGCCTTCACACCGTCCGGCTGGCAGCTTCGGTGTTGCGACTGCAGCGAGTATTGGCGGACTTGGCTATGCGTCGGATCGTTTGGCTGTGTCAGCCTATGCACAAGAGCGTACCTACGGCAGCATTCTGACAGCAAGCGCTGTTTCCGACGCATGGAAGCGTCGGGATTCGGAGGACCAGCGCGAATATGTCGAAATCGGAATGTTTAATACGCTGGAAGATGTGGTTAAGCTTGAACGGTCGTTGCCTCGCTCCGCGCGTATAACACGCACAAAAATACCGGCAGAGCAGGGTGATGTTTACGAGCTGACAGCTTATGCCGAAAAGGGCAATAACGACGACCTGCTTCGCGCTGCTTGGAAGGCTGGAGCGACCGACGCCTTTGTCGTTCGTGCGGACTGA
- a CDS encoding lipid kinase — translation MAIASKRRALLIVNPKARNGKGFSADMRAILENGGISLLEKAAKGDESISDVIRSNNDVDLVIVGGGDGTLNASAQGLVDTKLPLAILPLGTANDFARTIGIPADPTEAATQLINYPRLPIDLGEVNGHLYFNVASIGFSAELAQKLSADAKKKWGKLGYAIAASRIIMRSELFTAYLEHDGVTEKIKTLQVSVGNGKFYGGGVGVPKDAGIDDGKLGVFSLEVDHWWELLRLLPSLRQGTQSKWDDVRAFPTREVIIRTKKPRPVNTDGELSTWTPAHFRLHRKAIEVLRPE, via the coding sequence ATGGCCATAGCTTCAAAGCGCCGAGCATTGCTGATTGTTAATCCGAAGGCTCGCAATGGCAAAGGGTTTAGCGCAGACATGCGCGCAATACTTGAAAATGGCGGCATTTCGCTTTTGGAGAAAGCTGCAAAAGGAGATGAGTCGATATCCGATGTCATCCGCAGCAATAATGATGTTGATCTGGTTATCGTGGGCGGAGGTGACGGGACACTGAATGCTAGCGCGCAAGGTCTTGTTGATACGAAGCTTCCACTGGCTATTCTGCCACTTGGGACGGCGAATGACTTTGCTCGTACGATTGGTATTCCTGCTGACCCTACAGAGGCTGCAACGCAATTAATAAATTATCCGCGTCTTCCAATCGATTTGGGTGAAGTAAATGGCCATCTATATTTTAATGTAGCCAGTATCGGCTTTAGCGCGGAGCTTGCGCAAAAACTGAGTGCCGACGCTAAAAAGAAATGGGGTAAACTGGGTTATGCTATCGCTGCCAGCCGTATTATAATGCGTTCTGAGCTTTTCACTGCCTATCTTGAACATGATGGAGTAACAGAAAAGATAAAGACTCTTCAGGTGTCTGTCGGTAATGGCAAGTTTTATGGCGGTGGGGTGGGCGTCCCAAAAGATGCAGGCATTGATGATGGAAAGCTGGGCGTTTTTAGCCTTGAAGTCGATCACTGGTGGGAGCTGTTAAGGCTGTTGCCTAGTCTTCGACAGGGTACGCAGTCGAAATGGGATGATGTGCGTGCATTTCCCACGAGGGAAGTCATCATCCGCACCAAGAAACCACGTCCGGTGAATACTGACGGTGAGCTTTCCACTTGGACGCCTGCACACTTTCGTCTCCATCGGAAGGCCATTGAAGTTCTCAGGCCTGAATAG
- a CDS encoding DoxX family protein — translation MAENSSLNKYQPYAFGILRIVTALLYFEHGTQKAFSFPIAGPDSLSALQLASALLEIIGGALIFFGWFTRPVAFILSGHMAFAYFMAHAPKSFFPIANGGDASILFCFVFLTLVTTGAGAFSIDNRNR, via the coding sequence GTGGCAGAAAACAGCTCGCTCAATAAATATCAACCGTACGCCTTCGGCATTCTTCGTATCGTGACGGCGTTGCTATATTTTGAACATGGCACACAAAAGGCTTTTAGCTTTCCGATTGCCGGCCCTGATAGCCTCTCGGCGTTGCAGCTTGCCTCAGCCTTACTGGAAATCATTGGCGGCGCGCTCATTTTCTTTGGCTGGTTTACAAGACCCGTTGCCTTCATCCTTTCGGGCCACATGGCATTCGCCTATTTCATGGCGCACGCCCCAAAAAGCTTCTTTCCAATTGCCAACGGTGGTGACGCCTCAATCCTTTTCTGCTTTGTATTTTTGACACTCGTAACAACGGGTGCAGGAGCATTTTCGATCGACAACCGCAATCGCTGA
- a CDS encoding PepSY domain-containing protein — protein MRTMLAAAFLTATSVSAFATAPEGAKLSDIIAKIEQTADLQYIDEVDWNDRGYYEIEYFLKNGAKVEIKIDPKTGESIR, from the coding sequence ATGCGTACCATGCTTGCCGCCGCCTTCCTAACAGCAACATCTGTCAGCGCCTTTGCCACCGCCCCGGAAGGCGCAAAACTCTCAGACATTATTGCCAAAATCGAACAGACTGCCGATTTGCAATACATAGATGAAGTCGATTGGAATGATCGCGGCTACTATGAAATCGAATATTTTCTGAAGAATGGTGCGAAGGTGGAAATCAAAATCGATCCCAAGACCGGCGAATCTATCCGATAA
- a CDS encoding phage tail protein — MIYILVAFFALLASPAVADPVSIVTGIVGLGSWLFGGTVLANIVLGGLLVAAKYALTSIFQQTPKSSASATETKYGENLVREVGLGIFGTMGHHVYRNAFDKGNHIVQDVFKLSDFRCLELLRFQMDGEWKSLSPDQQGDEGRIYGQRILGVENGGQCFVRFYHGTLDQTADPALIAYANPAGRWTSAHRGAGLCYAIVTTITDVDNLTSVPNLMFEVRGAPLYDPRKDSSVGGSGSHRWNDQSTWEFSNNNAVMMYNLERGLFNGAEKIVGRGVAASRLPLSEWFTAMNICDETMPDGSKRYTAALIASSGDGVTHETNMTPLREACAGSWIEGVTGEYPLVGANQAIVATITDDDIAWEKSFQVSFSRTRTELVNTVAASYVSPDLFYETTSLTTRIDAVALAEDRERLASKVDYTAVTDPRVGDRLADIAIRASRYQPNGGFTIRPKFLSLQVGQWVQWVSARYNRTIRMQIHSKSLGAMGSDSVRDVSISWQEVGNGIFDPTAYETNPPVLVPNGQPDYQSQLVNFNAVPNKIIGADGQEQAGIRIFWDAIIDTTVEGVEIQYWPVNEPTQIFTIYVPRDVTVR; from the coding sequence ATGATTTACATTCTGGTGGCATTCTTCGCGCTTCTGGCCTCGCCAGCGGTGGCGGACCCTGTTTCTATTGTGACGGGCATTGTCGGCCTTGGTTCATGGCTGTTCGGCGGTACGGTTCTTGCGAATATCGTGCTGGGTGGACTTCTGGTTGCGGCTAAATACGCCCTGACTTCAATCTTCCAACAGACGCCGAAGTCATCCGCATCGGCTACGGAAACCAAGTACGGCGAAAACCTCGTGCGTGAGGTCGGGCTCGGTATCTTTGGCACCATGGGCCATCACGTCTACCGAAACGCGTTCGACAAGGGCAATCATATTGTCCAGGACGTGTTCAAGCTGTCTGACTTTCGCTGTCTTGAACTGCTGCGCTTTCAGATGGATGGTGAATGGAAATCACTGTCTCCCGATCAGCAGGGCGACGAAGGCCGCATCTATGGGCAGCGTATCCTTGGTGTAGAAAACGGCGGTCAGTGCTTCGTGCGCTTCTATCACGGTACGCTAGACCAGACTGCCGATCCTGCTTTGATTGCTTACGCCAATCCTGCAGGCCGCTGGACTTCTGCGCATCGCGGCGCCGGCCTTTGCTATGCAATCGTCACGACTATAACAGACGTAGACAATCTCACATCTGTTCCGAACCTCATGTTCGAGGTGCGTGGCGCACCGCTTTACGATCCTCGCAAGGATAGCTCGGTCGGCGGTTCTGGCTCGCATCGCTGGAACGATCAAAGCACATGGGAATTCAGCAACAACAACGCCGTCATGATGTATAATCTTGAACGCGGCTTGTTTAACGGCGCTGAAAAGATTGTAGGGCGAGGCGTGGCAGCAAGTCGTCTGCCTTTGTCTGAATGGTTCACCGCAATGAATATCTGCGATGAAACCATGCCAGACGGCAGCAAGCGCTACACAGCTGCATTGATCGCTTCCTCTGGCGATGGCGTAACGCACGAAACCAATATGACACCGTTACGCGAAGCGTGTGCCGGGTCATGGATTGAAGGTGTAACAGGCGAATACCCGCTCGTTGGTGCAAATCAGGCTATTGTTGCGACGATCACCGATGATGACATTGCATGGGAAAAGTCGTTTCAGGTTTCGTTTTCACGTACCCGTACAGAATTGGTGAACACAGTTGCGGCTTCCTATGTCAGCCCCGATTTGTTCTATGAGACGACTTCACTCACCACGCGTATTGATGCAGTGGCTCTGGCTGAAGATCGGGAGCGTCTGGCGTCAAAAGTTGATTATACCGCTGTCACCGACCCTCGTGTGGGCGACCGGCTGGCAGACATTGCAATCCGTGCATCGCGCTATCAGCCGAATGGCGGCTTCACGATACGTCCGAAGTTTCTTTCACTTCAGGTCGGGCAATGGGTGCAGTGGGTTTCTGCCCGTTACAATCGCACAATCAGGATGCAGATCCATTCCAAGTCTCTTGGAGCGATGGGGAGTGACAGCGTTCGCGATGTCTCTATCTCTTGGCAGGAAGTTGGCAACGGTATCTTTGATCCGACTGCTTATGAAACCAATCCTCCAGTCTTAGTCCCAAATGGACAGCCAGATTATCAGTCGCAACTTGTCAACTTCAATGCAGTGCCGAATAAAATTATTGGAGCAGACGGACAAGAACAGGCTGGCATCCGGATCTTTTGGGACGCCATTATCGACACGACAGTCGAAGGTGTCGAAATCCAGTATTGGCCAGTGAATGAACCCACGCAGATATTCACCATTTACGTTCCACGTGATGTGACTGTGCGGTAG
- a CDS encoding TIR domain-containing protein yields MIFLSHNYLDKPVVEQIAVSLADIFGREGVFYDSWSIQPGEGIIDKLNSGLGETTLFFFSFQQIASKAKW; encoded by the coding sequence ATGATTTTTCTTTCACATAACTACTTAGATAAACCTGTCGTTGAACAAATTGCTGTGAGTTTGGCCGACATATTCGGACGTGAAGGTGTATTCTACGACAGTTGGTCTATTCAGCCAGGGGAAGGCATCATTGACAAATTGAACAGTGGACTAGGAGAAACAACGCTGTTCTTTTTTTCGTTTCAGCAAATAGCCTCAAAAGCAAAATGGTAG
- a CDS encoding toll/interleukin-1 receptor domain-containing protein, translating into MEQWTRRNNAVLFFVSANSLKSKMVELEWQNALIAKAQSKLRFIPIRIDPSPLPPLLMQSFYLDLYTNGLDVVKRQIIDLAKRNDNFKPQHSNFSNIICSIHSSNNILTLNFEAKFYLEPVCEFAIYFKNSFDEFSYTVPNEAMFIDGTNPNVDTSLGKRNILVIGKHQSLAPKFPFKVVVTAKDKYIIHIDGIHHKISPTEWMSIPILSSPF; encoded by the coding sequence ATTGAACAGTGGACTAGGAGAAACAACGCTGTTCTTTTTTTCGTTTCAGCAAATAGCCTCAAAAGCAAAATGGTAGAGTTGGAATGGCAAAATGCTTTAATTGCAAAAGCACAATCAAAGTTGCGCTTTATTCCAATCAGAATTGATCCCAGTCCTCTTCCACCCCTACTCATGCAGAGTTTTTACTTAGATCTTTATACAAATGGCCTCGATGTCGTTAAAAGACAGATTATTGATCTGGCAAAACGTAATGACAATTTCAAACCTCAGCACAGCAATTTTTCAAATATAATTTGCTCAATTCATTCGAGTAATAATATTCTTACCCTCAATTTTGAAGCAAAGTTTTACCTAGAGCCTGTTTGTGAATTTGCCATCTATTTTAAAAACAGCTTTGATGAATTTTCTTACACAGTCCCTAATGAGGCTATGTTTATTGACGGTACAAATCCAAACGTTGATACCTCATTAGGAAAACGAAATATCCTTGTTATTGGCAAGCACCAGTCCTTAGCGCCCAAATTTCCGTTTAAAGTTGTAGTCACGGCAAAAGATAAGTACATCATACATATTGATGGTATTCATCATAAAATTTCGCCTACTGAATGGATGTCTATCCCTATACTATCGTCGCCATTTTGA
- a CDS encoding helix-turn-helix domain-containing protein: MFFARSSHVEAGIKRRQEAAKAAQLLLVSSQTEEERAAKAAQDKAIEQARVEAKAKAEAEYLAKLESAAAEAQANKEAAIAAAYALMGKEAPVETRRSWREIVDEVCEQSNFSTRCIIGRGKTYEVSAVRHFAILAVWAEREDLSLPRIGHLMGERDHATILNSLKHFRFENRELAHVFVRKCLAGGISAKEAIAIRKAA, translated from the coding sequence ATGTTCTTCGCACGATCAAGCCATGTGGAAGCAGGTATCAAGCGTAGACAGGAAGCGGCAAAGGCAGCTCAACTCCTTTTGGTAAGCAGTCAGACCGAGGAAGAACGAGCAGCGAAGGCCGCACAGGATAAAGCAATTGAGCAAGCTAGGGTAGAAGCCAAGGCAAAGGCCGAAGCGGAATATCTAGCAAAGCTGGAATCCGCTGCCGCAGAAGCACAGGCAAACAAAGAGGCTGCAATAGCAGCGGCTTATGCACTGATGGGGAAAGAGGCGCCTGTCGAAACACGCCGTTCATGGCGAGAAATCGTTGATGAAGTCTGTGAGCAATCGAATTTCTCGACGCGCTGCATCATCGGACGCGGCAAGACTTATGAAGTCTCAGCAGTCAGACATTTTGCAATATTAGCTGTGTGGGCTGAACGAGAAGACCTTTCACTGCCACGCATCGGTCATCTGATGGGCGAACGTGACCACGCAACAATTCTAAATTCACTCAAGCACTTCCGATTTGAAAATCGCGAACTTGCTCACGTCTTCGTGCGCAAGTGTCTCGCTGGCGGCATTTCCGCAAAGGAAGCAATAGCAATTCGGAAAGCGGCATAG